The following proteins are encoded in a genomic region of Glycine soja cultivar W05 chromosome 17, ASM419377v2, whole genome shotgun sequence:
- the LOC114393297 gene encoding calmodulin-binding protein 60 B-like — MKKPTTDAISMGKRSLEGGEDDQPERKRPALASVIVEALKVDSLQKLCSSLEPILRRVVSEEVERALAKLGPARLSGRSPPKMIEGPDGRSLQLKFRSRLSLPLFTGGKVEGEQGAPIHVVLIDANSGSIVTSGPESCVKLDVVVLEGDFNNEDDEDWTQEDFESHVVKEREGKRPLLTGDLQVTLKEGVGTLGELTFTDNSSWIRSRKFRLGLKVASGFCESIRIREAKTVAFIVKDHRGELYKKHYPPALTDEVWRLEKIGKDGSFHKKLNSAGIVTVEDFLRLVVKDQQRLRNILGSGMSNKMWEALLDHAKTCVLSGKLYVYYPEDARNVGVIFNNIYELRGLISGDQFYSADSLTDSQKVYVDSLVKKAYENWDQVVDYDGKSLVNAKISSENELHVESIDYGSGLDHQLQLPVLPVSVPSEQQINSGIPVGGYNDNNIVTRYPTQSLIPNSSSRNQFDSSLYVSNDQLISNAHQTQSTSNDHGTVGLALGPPQSSTSGFHAGSSSAINPFDDWSHNRDKGADEFFSEEEIRFRSHEMLENEDMQQLLRLFSMGGHGSMSAEDGFSFPSFMPSPSIPNYDEDRSRPGRAVVGWLKIKAAMRWGFFIRKIAAEKRAQIEELDE, encoded by the exons TGTAATTGTGGAAGCTCTGAAGGTGGACAGTTTGCAGAAGCTTTGCTCATCTTTAGAACCCATTCTTCGTAGAGTT GTCAGTGAAGAAGTGGAGCGTGCTTTGGCAAAGTTAGGTCCTGCAAGACTTAGTGGAAG GTCTCCTCCTAAAATGATTGAAGGCCCTGATGGTAGAAGCTTGCAGCTGAAATTTAGGTCCCGGTTGTCTCTTCCCCTATTCACAGGAGGAAAAGTGGAAGGCGAGCAGGGGGCTCCAATACATGTTGTTCTGATTGATGCCAATAGTGGAAGCATTGTAACATCTGGACCTGAATCCTGTGTTAAACTTGATGTTGTTGTCCTTGAAGGTGATTTTAAcaatgaagatgatgaagatTGGACTCAGGAGGATTTTGAAAGCCATGTGGTAAAAGAACGTGAAGGAAAGAGACCTTTGTTAACTGGGGACCTGCAAGTGACACTCAAGGAAGGAGTTGGGACATTAGGGGAACTGACATTTACAGATAATTCCAGCTGGATAAGGAGTCGGAAATTCAGGCTTGGCTTGAAGGTTGCATCAGGTTTTTGCGAGTCCATACGCATTCGTGAAGCTAAGACAGTGGCTTTCATAGTTAAAGATCATAGAGGAGAAT TATATAAGAAGCATTATCCACCTGCATTGACTGATGAAGTGTGGAGATTGGAGAAGATAGGCAAGGATGGGTCATTTCATAAGAAGCTGAATAGTGCAGGAATAGTCACAGTTGAAGACTTTCTTCGGCTTGTGGTTAAAGATCAACAAAGATTGCGGAAT ATCCTTGGGAGTGGTATGTCAAACAAGATGTGGGAGGCTCTTTTAGACCATGCAAAAACATGTGTTCTAAGTGGGAAGCTCTATGTTTATTATCCAGAAGATGCAAGAAATGTTGGCGTTATTTTTAACAACATCTATGAGCTGCGTGGCCTTATATCAGGAGACCAATTCTATTCTGCTGATTCTCTCACTGATAGCCAGAAG GTTTATGTAGATTCATTGGTGAAGAAAGCATATGAAAATTGGGATCAGGTTGTGGATTATGATGGCAAATCACTCGTGAATGCTAAAATTTCTTCTGAAAATGAACTTCATGTGGAGTCAATTGATTATGGTAGTGGTTTAGATCATCAACTGCAACTGCCGGTCCTTCCAGTGTCTGTTCCTTCTGAACAGCAAATCAATTCAGGGATACCTGTTGGAG GTTACAACGATAATAATATAGTAACACGATATCCAACCCAGTCATTGATTCCAAACTCCAGCTCCCGGAATCAGTTCGATAGCTCATTATATGTGTCGAATGACCAATTAATCAGCAATGCTCACCAAACCCAAAGCACTAGTAATGATCATGGCACCGTTGGGTTAGCTCTTGGTCCTCCTCAATCATCGACATCAGGGTTCCATGCTGGCAGCTCTTCTGCTATAAATCCTTTTGATGATTGGTCCCACAACAGGGACAAGGGGGCTGATGAATTCTTTTCGGAAGAAGAAATCCGCTTCAGAAGTCACGAGATGCTAGAGAATGAAGATATGCAGCAGTTGCTTCGCCTCTTCAGCATGGGAGGTCATGGCTCCATGAGTGCTGAGGATGGCTTTTCATTCCCATCATTCATGCCATCTCCCAGTATACCGAACTATGATGAGGATCGCTCTCGCCCAGGCAGAGCTGTTGTGGGATGGCTGAAGATCAAGGCAGCAATGAGGTGGGGCTTCTTTATCAGGAAGATAGCCGCTGAGAAGCGGGCACAGATAGAGGAGTTAGATGAATAA